Proteins co-encoded in one Arachis stenosperma cultivar V10309 chromosome 7, arast.V10309.gnm1.PFL2, whole genome shotgun sequence genomic window:
- the LOC130940740 gene encoding uncharacterized protein LOC130940740, with product MNEDGITSANPNSSLPKPPSSSPTPAASSAGASWPAVPANVADGEGRQNGKSSAESDLAAAAGFSSDSNLSCRPWERGDLLRRLSTFKHAGKMPKIAGSLACAKRGWVNLDVAKIECEVCHAQLDFASSSANSFEADGSNEELSKQLDRAHKATCPWRGNSCPESLVQFPPTSPSALIGGYKDRCDGLLQFYSLPVVSPAAVEHMRVTHNSQIDRFLAQSQSQTAGEIGYRESASGMGFAGEQALHSYSYAQKLISLCGWEPRWLPNVLDCEEQSAESAKNGCSSGPAKGSAQSKKEFSTSWIDAGDNDALGSEFNCESRSPLLDCSLCGATVRVWDFLLVPRPVHLAPCVIDTPQTSKKMASTRGISAASGINEWAAVDAVEKEPFGDHDEATTSDKRQLLYNKSLDLNLKMASGPSGSLINLTSTLEHVQDTSEGRDLMAGRPSGSEVGGRSGSYEPQGPNARKRKLDDGVTTSSKPQQVGSAERTIIDGDNNEVTGGQQHSAGPFKRARDVTHSEAFLIPPRKPSRSLPNHSLDVQIEGDANMVNEANPERDHVVGNPSTRDSTHASSIIAMNTVYHSSDEESMESVDNCPVDVNDVNFPSVDLNETSELNSSYQGQQSGCLQPLLERAGGETGVSSSNACGEVLNTEMFTALARDGPSFGISGGSVGMGTCHETEIHGTDISVHRGDSLGDVEPIAEVVENQGQDAEFARSNGLIVDFVPEEASKGDPQRDSQAVVSQSTPRTDSGSKILVLTKVESIESGEKTNSSLQMLGHENGAHPSLSCNAIMCSAYEVSKEEVTQNGKDDGACHESSSLLADVVGTPYRENINGGVEFDPIKLHNDCCPWVNGDVAAAGCHNPTSSSGLGTIALCGWQLTLEALDSFQSLGHLPVQTLESESAASMCKGERFTSGKKLLAHNSYVRSRGRN from the exons atgaacgaAGATGGTATCACCTCTGCGAATCCCAATTCCTCTCTTCCCAAACCTCCCTCTTCATCTCCAACTCCTGCTGCTAg CTCTGCTGGGGCTTCGTGGCCTGCCGTTCCGGCGAATGTTGCTGACGGAGAGGGCCGCCAGAATGGCAAATCAAGCGCCGAATCGGATTTGGCAGCTGCCGCCGGCTTCTCTTCGGATTCAAACCTTTCGTGTAGGCCTTGGGAGCGTGGAGATTTGCTCCGGCGCCTTTCCACTTTTAAACACGCCGGAAAAATGCCCAAG ATTGCTGGCTCATTGGCTTGTGCCAAAAGGGGCTGGGTGAATCTTGATGTTGCCAAGATTGAGTGTGAGGTATGCCATGCACAGTTAGATTTTGCTTCATCCTCAGCTAACTCTTTTGAAG CTGATGGTTCCAATGAAGAACTTTCTAAACAGCTTGATAGAGCTCACAAAGCCACTTGTCCTTGGAGAGGTAATAGCTGTCCAGAAAGCTTGGTGCAGTTCCCTCCGACTTCACCTTCGGCTCTAATTGGAGGTTATAAGGATCGGTGTGATGGACTCCTGCAGTTTTACTCCCTCCCGGTTGTATCGCCGGCTGCTGTTGAGCATATGCGAGTTACACATAACTCTCAAATTGACCGGTTTCTTGCTCAATCGCAAAGTCAGACAGCTGGGGAAATAGGCTACAGAGAAAGTGCTTCTGGAATGGGATTTGCTGGAGAACAGGCTCTTCATTCATATTCTTAT GCCCAGAAACTCATAAGTCTTTGTGGATGGGAGCCAAGGTGGCTTCCAAATGTGCTTGACTGTGAAGAGCAGTCTGCCGAATCTGCTAAAAATGGTTGCAGCTCTGGTCCAGCCAAAGGCTCGGCTCAAAGCAAGAAGGAATTTTCAACTTCATGGATAGATGCTGGGGACAACGATGCACTAGGTTCAGAATTCAATTGTGAATCTAGGTCACCTTTGTTAGATTGTAGCTTGTGCGGAGCCACAGTTAGAGTGTGGGATTTCTTACTTGTCCCTCGGCCTGTTCATTTGGCTCCCTGTGTCATTGATACCCCTCAAACAAGCAAGAAAATGGCATCAACACGAGGAATAAGTGCTGCGAGTGGGATCAATGAATGGGCTGCTGTGGATGCTGTTGAAAAAGAGCCATTTGGAGATCATGATGAGGCTACAACATCTGATAAAAGGCAACTTTTATACAATAAAAGCTTAGATTTAAATCTTAAAATGGCTAGTGGGCCATCTGGTTCACTAATAAATTTGACTTCAACCTTGGAACATGTGCAAGATACCAGCGAAGGAAGAGATTTAATGGCTGGACGTCCTTCTGGAAGTGAGGTCGGTGGTCGCTCTGGATCTTATGAACCACAAGGCCCAAATGCCCGCAAGCGCAAGTTGGACGATGGTGTAACCACATCTAGCAAGCCACAACAGGTGGGCAGTGCTGAAAGAACTATAATTGACGGTGATAATAATGAAGTCACTGGTGGTCAACAGCATTCAGCTGGCCCTTTTAAGCGAGCCCGTGATGTTACTCATTCAGAGGCATTCCTAATTCCACCGCGAAAACCTTCTCGTTCTCTACCCAACCATTCATTAGATGTTCAAATAGAAGGTGATGCTAATATGGTTAACGAAGCAAATCCAGAAAGGGATCACGTTGTTGGCAATCCATCTACTAGAGATTCCACCCATGCTTCCTCTATTATTGCGATGAATACAGTTTATCACAGCTCAGATGAGGAATCTATGGAAAGTGTTGATAATTGTCCTGTAGATGTTAATGACGTCAACTTCCCTTCTGTTGATTTGAATGAAACATCAGAGTTAAATAGCAGTTATCAAGGACAGCAGAGTGGTTGTTTACAACCACTTTTAGAAAGAGCAGGAGGTGAGACAGGTGTTAGCAGTTCTAATGCTTGTGGAGAAGTTTTGAACACTGAGATGTTTACTGCATTAGCTAGGGATGGGCCTAGCTTTGGTATTAGTGGAGGAAGTGTTGGCATGGGTACATGTCATGAAACTGAAATTCATGGAACTGATATCTCAGTTCATAGAGGTGATAGTTTAGGTGATGTTGAACCAATTGCTGAAGTAGTTGAAAATCAGGGCCAGGATGCTGAATTTGCACGTTCAAATGGCCTTATTGTCGATTTTGTGCCTGAGGAAGCTAGTAAAGGAGATCCTCAAAGAGATAGTCAAGCTGTGGTGTCTCAATCTACCCCAAGGACTGATAGTGGCTcaaaaatattagttttaacAAAGGTAGAATCCATTGAAAGTGGTGAGAAGACAAATAGCAGTCTGCAGATGCTTGGCCATGAAAATGGTGCCCACCCATCACTTTCTTGCAATGCTATCATGTGTTCTGCCTATGAAGTATCCAAAGAAGAAGTCACTCAGAATGGGAAGGATGATGGTGCATGCCATGAATCAAGCTCTTTACTTGCAGATGTTGTGG GGACTCCTTATAGAGAGAACATAAATGGGGGTGTTGAATTTGACCCCATCAAACTGCATAATGATTGCTGTCCTTGGGTGAATGGGGATGTTGCTGCTGCTGGTTGTCATAATCCTACCTCCAGTTCTGGTCTTGGTACCATAGCTCTGTGTGGCTGGCAGCTGACTTTGGAAGCTCTGGATTCTTTCCAGTCACTTGGACATCTTCCAGTGCAGACTCTGGAATCTGAGTCAGCAGCATCCATGTGCAAG GGTGAGCGGTTCACCTCTGGCAAGAAGCTGTTGGCACACAACTCCTATGTAAGAAGCCGGGGAAGAAACTAA